The Clostridium septicum genome contains a region encoding:
- a CDS encoding phosphate propanoyltransferase gives MDNCEALLKLLLEAVKDKGINTEVIENSNEIPVGISNRHVHLSQRDLDKLFGEGYKLTKIKELSQPGQYACKETVTICGPKGAIEKVRILGPVRSKSQIEVLMGDCIKLGAAPHVRLSGELNKTSGITVIGPNGSVQLEEGLIVAQRHIHMTPEDAKKLGVCDGEIVSIKFDNLRGGTYSNVAIRANDTSKLECHLDIEEANAVGINSKSKITIVK, from the coding sequence ATGGATAATTGTGAAGCACTACTAAAGCTTTTATTAGAAGCTGTTAAAGATAAAGGAATAAACACTGAGGTAATTGAAAACTCAAATGAAATACCAGTGGGAATTTCAAATAGACATGTACATCTTTCACAAAGAGATCTTGATAAGCTATTTGGAGAAGGATATAAATTAACAAAAATCAAAGAATTATCTCAACCAGGACAATATGCTTGTAAGGAAACAGTAACAATTTGCGGTCCAAAAGGAGCAATTGAAAAAGTTAGAATACTTGGCCCAGTAAGAAGCAAATCTCAAATTGAGGTATTAATGGGAGATTGCATTAAACTTGGAGCAGCACCTCATGTAAGGTTGTCTGGAGAATTAAATAAAACATCTGGAATTACAGTAATTGGTCCAAATGGTTCTGTTCAACTTGAAGAAGGTTTGATAGTTGCACAAAGACATATTCATATGACACCTGAAGATGCAAAAAAATTAGGAGTATGTGATGGTGAGATAGTATCTATAAAATTTGATAATTTAAGAGGTGGAACATATAGTAATGTAGCTATTAGAGCTAATGATACTTCAAAGCTTGAGTGCCATCTTGATATTGAAGAAGCTAATGCTGTTGGCATTAACTCAAAATCAAAAATAACAATAGTAAAATAA
- a CDS encoding acetaldehyde dehydrogenase (acetylating), translated as MEIFDQDLHSIQEARNIARLGKVAANKIATYTEEQIDRILCNMVKVAKENSVCLAQMAVEETGFGKVEDKTYKNHLASTTLYESIKDMKTIGIIREDEVNKTIEIAEPVGLVMGIVPSTNPTSTAIFKAMIAIKSRNAIVFSPHPSAAKCTNKAAELMYKAAVEAGAPENIITCIKKPTIVATNELMKCNEVSIIIATGGPGMVKAAYSSGKPALGVGAGNSPAYIERTANIEQAVRNIIASKTFDNGTICASEQSIICEECNHDAVVAEFKKQGGYFMTDEETDKVCKLLFKNGHAMNAKFVGRSPQVIATAAGFTVPQETKVLIGRQNGVGDGNPLSYEKLTTVLGFYTVKDWKEACDLSIELLQNGIGHTMSIHTSDRDMVMKFSAKPASRILVNTGGAQGGTGASTGLNPSFTLGCGTWGGSSVSENVTPEHLINVKRVAYGLKDCATLAINDPTFNCIKTAENCHAVQNSYMNMSPDQIVAAALSKVNDTVQNTNTCTECNGGSETNEEILDLVNQIIATMKRNN; from the coding sequence ATGGAAATTTTTGACCAAGACTTACATTCAATACAAGAAGCAAGAAATATTGCTAGACTTGGAAAAGTAGCTGCAAATAAAATTGCTACATATACTGAAGAACAAATAGATAGAATATTATGTAATATGGTTAAAGTGGCAAAAGAAAATTCTGTTTGCTTAGCTCAAATGGCAGTTGAAGAAACAGGATTTGGTAAAGTTGAAGATAAGACTTATAAAAACCATTTAGCATCTACTACATTATATGAATCAATTAAAGATATGAAAACTATAGGAATAATTAGAGAAGATGAGGTAAATAAGACTATAGAAATCGCTGAACCAGTTGGTTTAGTTATGGGTATAGTACCATCAACAAATCCAACTTCTACTGCAATATTTAAAGCGATGATTGCTATTAAATCACGTAATGCTATAGTATTTTCACCACACCCATCTGCAGCAAAATGTACAAATAAAGCAGCAGAATTAATGTATAAGGCAGCAGTAGAAGCTGGAGCACCAGAAAATATTATAACTTGTATAAAGAAACCAACAATTGTAGCTACAAATGAATTAATGAAATGTAATGAAGTTTCTATAATAATAGCTACAGGTGGACCAGGAATGGTTAAAGCAGCTTATAGCTCAGGAAAACCAGCTCTTGGTGTTGGTGCAGGAAACTCTCCAGCATATATTGAAAGAACTGCTAATATAGAACAGGCTGTTAGAAATATTATAGCAAGTAAGACTTTTGATAATGGTACAATCTGTGCATCAGAACAATCAATTATCTGTGAAGAATGTAACCATGATGCAGTTGTTGCAGAGTTTAAAAAACAAGGTGGATATTTTATGACAGATGAAGAAACTGATAAAGTTTGTAAACTGTTATTTAAAAATGGACACGCTATGAATGCTAAATTTGTTGGAAGAAGCCCACAAGTTATTGCAACAGCAGCAGGATTTACAGTTCCTCAAGAAACAAAAGTACTTATAGGAAGACAAAACGGAGTAGGCGATGGTAACCCATTATCATATGAAAAACTTACAACAGTTCTTGGTTTCTACACAGTAAAGGATTGGAAAGAAGCATGTGATTTAAGTATTGAATTACTTCAAAATGGAATTGGTCATACAATGAGCATACATACTTCTGATAGAGATATGGTTATGAAGTTCTCAGCTAAACCAGCTTCTCGTATCCTTGTTAATACTGGTGGAGCACAAGGAGGAACTGGTGCAAGTACAGGACTTAACCCATCATTTACTTTAGGATGCGGTACATGGGGAGGAAGCTCAGTATCAGAAAATGTTACTCCAGAGCATTTAATAAATGTAAAGAGAGTTGCATATGGTTTAAAAGACTGTGCAACATTAGCAATAAATGATCCAACTTTCAATTGTATAAAAACAGCAGAAAATTGTCATGCAGTTCAAAATTCATATATGAATATGAGCCCAGATCAAATAGTGGCAGCAGCTTTAAGTAAAGTTAATGATACAGTTCAAAATACTAACACTTGTACTGAATGTAATGGTGGAAGTGAAACAAATGAAGAAATTTTAGATTTAGTAAATCAAATAATTGCTACTATGAAGAGGAATAACTAA
- a CDS encoding glycoside hydrolase family 2 TIM barrel-domain containing protein: MNLLRKKGYACLAAIAFAFTLMPTMVNAEAKQTSDPETVYVGFIKDGERSTIFNNNWRFFKGDQEGAEGKDFNDSSWRNLNLPHDWSIEGEFTVEGEAESGFLLGGTGWYRKHFVVPEKYHGKDFTLNFDGVYMNAEVYVNGKKLGEHNYGYTAFAFDITDSLVCDGQTENIIAVKVSNPIPTSRWYSGSGIYRDVTLSVTDKIHVAHLGTTVTTPNVESQKSGDVDVNIETKVENESSEEKNVTVKSTVLDRDGNEVSSEVTSNENIAANSNRTFTQTAIVNQPNLWSVASPNMYKVKSEVIVDGNVVDTYNTDFGFRYYNFDRDTGFTLNGEQMKLKGVCMHHDQGSLGSASYYRAVERQMEIMKEMGANAIRVSHNPASEMLLEICDRLGLLVINEAFDTWTNPKNGNGNDFSKFFNVKIGEENEIINGNKDMSWGEFEARAMVKNSKNNPSIIMWSIGNEVLEGIGGDSSKYTEIAQDIINWIKEEDPTRPVTIGDNRTKNGDGRATAISEVVDDNEGIVGFNYATEAQYNQQRNNHPDWILYGSETSSAVHSRGYYKSTGIDRPNLQISEYDNDSTKVGWGHSASNAWKYVIKNDYNAGEFIWTGFDYIGEPTPWNGTGTGSVGGGRGPAPKSSYFGIVDTAGFEKDIYYLYQSQWNEDVNTLHVLPTWNEDGIVIDNGRVNVNVFTDAYKVELYLNDTKVGEETATEHTTSAGYKYYTFGNDALYPSFNVTYEQGTLTAKAFDKEGNEITNTKGRNSVTTSGAATTVNLSADRSTIASNGYDLSYITVDVVDRNGNIVPNAENQLNFNLEGNGKIVGVDNGNAVDTASYKPIDDTTATRKAFSGKALVIVQSTKDAGPMTLNVSGEGLASKSIEINTENKSGDDKYLESYEIIKEYYVGLGEKPELPSTVTGRYSDGTTDTFRIQWNDYDENQLNTPQIFKVTGKLEGTEVAVVVNIHVIGNVVSMENYSTFTYAGTAPTLPKTVKGYLADGSESEEFLVTWNIDNVDFSTPNKTVVVNGNVELLGNDYPVTASVRIVDALKAASNLAINNSSNEDIPSLSQSCTNTSDNLAAINNGVTNNSSATNERWTNWNERSEVVNGEPKGAYVQLDWANKYNIDRIDLWLFTDNGAGRIPKKVEISYKNEIGEYVVVPHTNTTEVSYTAGETTYFLDNVINTDSVRIYMQQPEVGKCIGLTEVAVYEYVRQETAKETKTLSEIKLDGKLLEGFDPNTNEYTVNVEAAPKTVEASAEDNAAITILPVNNNKSTIIVRSESGERNKYTINYVLQDTGDSADINGDGTVTIKDLSIASKHFGEVIAGNAISEKCDINKDGIVNDADIQIIMDKILE, translated from the coding sequence ATGAATTTGTTGAGAAAGAAGGGTTATGCATGTTTGGCAGCCATAGCATTTGCATTTACTTTAATGCCTACTATGGTAAATGCCGAAGCAAAACAGACATCTGATCCAGAGACGGTATATGTTGGGTTTATTAAGGATGGAGAACGTTCAACTATATTTAATAATAATTGGCGTTTCTTTAAAGGAGATCAAGAAGGGGCTGAAGGAAAAGACTTTAATGATTCTTCTTGGAGAAATTTAAACTTACCACATGATTGGAGTATTGAAGGAGAATTTACGGTTGAAGGTGAAGCAGAAAGTGGATTTTTATTAGGTGGTACAGGATGGTATCGTAAACATTTTGTTGTTCCAGAAAAATACCATGGTAAAGATTTTACTTTAAATTTTGATGGTGTTTATATGAATGCCGAAGTATATGTAAATGGTAAAAAATTAGGAGAACATAATTATGGTTATACTGCTTTTGCTTTTGATATAACTGATTCACTAGTTTGTGATGGACAAACTGAAAACATAATTGCAGTTAAAGTATCTAATCCTATACCAACTAGTAGATGGTATTCAGGTAGTGGAATTTATCGTGATGTTACATTAAGTGTTACAGATAAAATCCATGTTGCTCATTTAGGAACTACTGTTACAACACCTAATGTGGAATCACAAAAATCAGGAGATGTAGATGTAAATATAGAAACAAAGGTAGAAAATGAATCTTCAGAAGAAAAAAATGTTACTGTTAAAAGTACGGTATTAGATAGAGATGGAAATGAAGTAAGTTCAGAAGTAACATCTAATGAAAATATAGCTGCTAATAGTAACAGAACTTTTACGCAAACTGCTATAGTTAATCAACCAAATTTATGGTCAGTAGCTTCACCTAATATGTATAAAGTAAAGAGTGAAGTTATAGTAGATGGAAATGTAGTTGATACTTATAATACAGATTTTGGATTTAGATATTATAATTTTGATAGGGATACAGGTTTCACATTAAATGGTGAACAAATGAAATTAAAAGGCGTTTGTATGCATCATGACCAAGGATCTTTAGGTAGTGCTTCTTATTATAGAGCTGTAGAACGACAAATGGAAATAATGAAGGAAATGGGTGCAAATGCAATTCGTGTTTCTCATAATCCAGCAAGTGAAATGTTATTAGAAATTTGTGATAGATTAGGGTTATTAGTTATTAATGAAGCTTTTGATACTTGGACAAACCCTAAGAATGGAAATGGTAATGATTTTTCTAAGTTCTTTAATGTGAAAATAGGAGAAGAGAATGAAATAATTAACGGAAATAAAGATATGAGTTGGGGTGAATTTGAAGCTAGAGCAATGGTTAAAAATTCAAAGAATAACCCATCAATAATTATGTGGTCAATTGGTAATGAAGTATTAGAAGGAATTGGAGGAGATTCATCTAAATATACTGAAATTGCTCAAGATATAATTAATTGGATTAAAGAAGAAGATCCAACAAGACCTGTAACTATAGGTGATAATCGTACTAAAAATGGTGATGGAAGAGCTACTGCTATTTCAGAAGTAGTTGATGATAATGAAGGTATAGTTGGATTTAACTATGCAACAGAAGCTCAATATAATCAACAAAGAAATAACCATCCAGATTGGATTCTTTATGGTTCAGAAACTAGTAGTGCTGTTCATAGTAGAGGATATTATAAATCTACAGGAATAGATCGTCCAAATCTTCAAATATCAGAATATGATAATGATTCTACAAAAGTAGGTTGGGGACATTCAGCTAGTAATGCATGGAAGTATGTTATTAAAAATGATTATAATGCAGGAGAATTTATATGGACAGGTTTTGACTATATAGGGGAACCAACTCCATGGAATGGAACAGGAACAGGTAGTGTTGGTGGAGGAAGAGGTCCGGCACCAAAATCAAGTTACTTTGGTATAGTAGATACAGCAGGTTTTGAAAAAGATATTTATTATTTATATCAAAGCCAATGGAATGAAGATGTTAATACATTACATGTTTTACCTACATGGAATGAAGATGGCATTGTTATTGATAATGGAAGAGTAAATGTTAATGTGTTTACTGATGCTTATAAAGTTGAATTATACTTAAATGATACAAAGGTTGGAGAAGAAACTGCAACTGAGCATACAACATCTGCTGGATATAAATATTATACATTTGGAAATGATGCATTATATCCATCATTTAATGTAACTTATGAACAAGGAACATTAACTGCTAAAGCTTTTGATAAAGAAGGAAATGAAATTACTAATACAAAAGGTAGAAACTCAGTTACAACTTCAGGAGCAGCTACTACTGTAAATTTAAGTGCTGATCGTAGTACTATTGCTTCAAATGGATATGATTTATCTTATATTACTGTTGATGTAGTAGATAGAAATGGGAATATAGTTCCTAATGCAGAAAATCAATTGAATTTCAATCTTGAAGGTAATGGTAAAATTGTAGGTGTAGATAATGGTAATGCTGTTGATACAGCTTCTTATAAGCCTATAGATGATACAACTGCTACTAGAAAAGCATTTAGTGGTAAAGCTTTAGTAATAGTTCAATCAACTAAGGATGCAGGTCCTATGACATTAAATGTTTCAGGAGAAGGTCTAGCTTCTAAATCTATAGAAATTAATACTGAAAATAAATCAGGGGATGATAAGTATTTAGAATCTTATGAAATAATTAAAGAGTATTATGTAGGTTTAGGTGAAAAACCAGAATTACCATCTACTGTAACAGGAAGATATAGTGATGGAACAACTGATACTTTTAGAATACAATGGAATGATTATGATGAAAATCAATTAAATACTCCTCAAATTTTCAAGGTAACTGGAAAGTTAGAAGGAACAGAGGTTGCAGTAGTTGTTAATATACATGTAATTGGCAATGTAGTTTCAATGGAAAACTATTCAACATTTACTTATGCAGGAACAGCTCCTACACTTCCTAAAACAGTAAAAGGTTATTTAGCTGATGGTAGTGAAAGTGAAGAATTTTTAGTTACTTGGAATATAGATAATGTAGATTTTTCAACACCTAATAAAACAGTTGTTGTTAATGGTAATGTTGAATTATTAGGAAATGATTATCCTGTTACTGCTAGTGTACGTATTGTTGATGCTTTAAAAGCTGCTTCTAATCTTGCAATTAATAATTCAAGTAATGAAGATATTCCAAGCTTATCTCAAAGTTGTACTAATACATCCGATAATTTAGCAGCTATTAATAATGGAGTTACAAATAATAGTAGTGCAACTAATGAACGTTGGACAAACTGGAATGAACGTTCAGAAGTAGTTAATGGAGAACCTAAGGGAGCATATGTTCAATTAGATTGGGCAAATAAATATAATATTGATAGAATTGATTTATGGCTATTTACTGATAATGGGGCTGGTAGAATTCCAAAGAAAGTAGAAATTAGCTATAAAAATGAAATTGGGGAATATGTTGTTGTTCCTCATACAAATACAACAGAAGTTTCATATACTGCAGGTGAAACAACTTACTTCTTAGATAATGTAATAAATACTGATAGCGTACGTATTTACATGCAACAACCTGAAGTTGGTAAATGTATTGGTTTAACAGAAGTTGCAGTTTATGAATATGTAAGACAAGAAACTGCAAAGGAAACAAAAACTTTATCTGAAATTAAACTAGATGGAAAATTACTAGAAGGTTTTGATCCAAATACTAACGAGTACACAGTTAATGTAGAAGCAGCACCTAAAACAGTAGAGGCAAGTGCAGAAGATAATGCAGCTATAACTATATTACCTGTTAACAACAATAAATCAACAATAATAGTTCGTTCAGAATCTGGTGAGAGAAATAAATATACTATAAACTATGTTTTACAAGATACAGGAGATTCAGCAGATATTAATGGTGATGGAACTGTAACTATAAAAGATTTATCTATAGCATCTAAACATTTTGGTGAAGTAATAGCAGGAAACGCAATAAGTGAAAAATGTGATATAAATAAAGACGGAATAGTAAATGATGCTGATATTCAAATTATAATGGATAAAATACTTGAATAA
- the eutM gene encoding ethanolamine utilization microcompartment protein EutM — MKYDALGMIETKGLVGAIEAADAMVKAANVYLIGKEYIGGGFVTVMVRGDVGAVKAATDAGAAAAQRVGELTSVHVIPRPHSEVEVILPTTKEAVK; from the coding sequence ATGAAATACGATGCATTAGGAATGATTGAAACAAAAGGATTAGTAGGAGCTATAGAAGCAGCAGATGCTATGGTTAAAGCTGCAAATGTATACTTAATAGGAAAAGAATATATCGGAGGCGGTTTTGTAACTGTTATGGTTAGAGGAGATGTTGGAGCTGTTAAGGCTGCTACAGATGCTGGAGCTGCTGCTGCACAACGTGTTGGAGAATTAACATCAGTTCACGTAATACCACGTCCACACTCAGAAGTTGAAGTTATACTTCCAACAACTAAGGAAGCTGTAAAATAA
- a CDS encoding tRNA dihydrouridine synthase, whose amino-acid sequence MKYYLAPMEGITGYIYRNSYEKFFGNIDKYFTPFIVPNTSRSLKTKELRDILPENNKDMNIVPQILTNDSEGFIITSKKLQQLGYNEVNLNLGCPSGTVVSKNRGSGFLAKREELDIFLDEIFKIENMKISIKTRIGKDSPEEFYELIKIYNKYPIEELIIHPRTREDFYGNKPNLEVFKDALSLSKSPVCYNGDIFTVDDNNKLIEAFPEVKTIMLGRGILANPALVNEIKNNVYMDKKVLMDFHDEILSAYREVFNDDKNAMFRMKELWGYMIYIFSDNKKYAKKIKKAQKLSAYNEVVSSLFEEQEIIKGAGLFYNK is encoded by the coding sequence ATGAAATATTATTTAGCACCAATGGAAGGAATTACGGGATATATATATAGAAATTCTTATGAGAAGTTTTTTGGAAATATTGATAAATACTTTACGCCTTTTATTGTTCCAAATACTAGCAGAAGTCTTAAAACAAAGGAGCTTAGAGATATCTTGCCTGAAAATAATAAAGATATGAATATAGTTCCTCAAATACTTACTAATGATTCTGAAGGGTTTATTATTACTTCAAAAAAGTTACAGCAACTGGGTTATAATGAGGTGAATTTAAACTTAGGATGCCCTTCTGGAACAGTTGTTTCAAAAAATAGGGGATCAGGATTTTTAGCTAAAAGAGAAGAACTTGATATATTTCTAGATGAAATATTTAAAATAGAGAATATGAAAATTTCTATAAAAACTAGAATAGGAAAAGATAGTCCAGAAGAGTTTTATGAGCTAATAAAAATTTATAACAAATACCCTATAGAAGAGTTAATTATTCATCCTAGAACAAGAGAGGATTTTTATGGAAATAAACCTAATTTAGAAGTATTTAAAGATGCATTATCTCTAAGCAAAAGTCCAGTATGTTATAATGGAGATATTTTTACAGTTGATGATAATAATAAACTAATAGAAGCTTTTCCAGAAGTAAAAACAATAATGCTTGGTAGAGGAATATTAGCAAATCCAGCATTAGTAAATGAGATAAAAAATAATGTTTATATGGATAAAAAGGTGTTAATGGATTTTCATGATGAAATTCTTAGTGCTTATAGAGAAGTATTTAATGATGATAAAAATGCAATGTTTAGAATGAAAGAACTTTGGGGATATATGATTTACATATTTTCAGATAATAAAAAGTATGCTAAAAAAATAAAGAAAGCACAAAAGTTAAGTGCCTATAATGAAGTAGTTTCAAGTTTGTTTGAGGAGCAAGAAATAATAAAGGGTGCAGGGCTATTTTATAACAAATAA